GACGGCCCGGTGCTCGGCCTTGGTCTTTCGCCAGAAGTGGGTCTGCGTGAACCACCGGGGCCACGCGCGGAAGCCGGTAGCTTGGTGATGCTGTTGGGCAAAGGTGGGCGGGGCCGTGTCCGTGGTGTGGGGGGCGGTTGCGATCATCTCCTGGCCTCCAGTCGCTGGGGTGCATAAAAATGCCGCCGGGAACCACCCCGGCGGCGAGTTTCGCCCAGCGACGAGCGAGGAGAGAATCAGGTTGTACGGTTACGGAAGCTGCTGTCGTCGCTGGGTTGCGGCTGGTCAGGCCGACCCCGGCTGGCCGGGGGATAATGTCAGATCGGGTTTTTTCGATCGGGGTTGAGCGCTGTCTGATAAAAATCTGCTCTTTTTGCTGGGGGCTCATTTACGGCTGTTTTTGAGTGTCGCGTAGTGATGTGGATCGCCCCCTTCACGGGGGCGTGGTTTGAAACCTGGTCCAGTCGCTGCACCAGCTCCTCGACCGGTCGCCACGGCGGCGGCCGGCATGGCGGGCCGGGAAGCGCCACGCAACGGCGAATTACAGAAAAGAAGTTGCTTTATCTTTAAAATCAGCCAGAGCATGGTAAGTGTACAACTGTGAAAATTGAGTGAAAATATCTCAATATTGAGCAGGGTGGGCGACCCATGAATGGCTCGGCACGCTGACGCCCGCGATCCGAAGAAGGCCCTCGGTGCCGCTTGTTTTCGGGGTCTGGGCTGTATCCTTTTGTTAAAATGTGCCTGTCACCAGGATAATTGAAGCCTATCCACCAATCCCGCGCGTTTCGCTTCTTCGGCGTGCCGGGCTCGAATCCCAATCCATGAATTACTCGAAGGCTTATTGACAGGATGCAAGTTGTGAGATAGATTAACTCATAATGGGCACTACTCTCCAAGACATTGCCAAGCAGGCCAATACCAGTCTGATGACGGCTTCCCGCTCGCTGCGCGGCACGGGGCGCGTTAACCCCGAGACACGTCGCCGTATCCGTGCCATTGCTGACCGCTTGGGCTACACGCGTCATAAAGGGCTGGTGATGCAGTCGGTTGCGCCGTCTTCGGATGAGGCTCGGCAGCGTCTTCTGGTGCCTGTTTTCGGCAAGGCCGCCGATCTGGCCAAGTCGCGGACCGGGCAGGCATTGATCGACGGCCTGAAGGACCGGCTGGAGGAGCTGGGGGGCACCCTGGAGGTGGTCGAGGTGAAAGATATTGCAGACCTGTTGAAGGCCTGCAAAAAGCGCCGCCCGCACGGCGTGGTGTTGCGTCGGCCGTTCCCGCGGGCGTGGGTGGAGAAACTGCGCGAGACCGCTCCTGTCGTCTATGCGATCTCCCACGACTATCAGGAGGGCGTCGACGCCGTCTACGCCAACGAGCATCGCTCAGGCGCCATGATCATGGATCGGCTGACCTCGCTTGGGCATCGCGAGATTGCATGGTTCGGCGTGGTCGACCACCACGCTCCTTTTCAAAACGTATTTTTTGCGTCTGACTCGTCGACCGTCGTGGACCGTCAAGCGTGGTCGATTCACAACATTCGCCACGCCGTCTGGGCCGGGCTCGCGGTGTGTCAGCCAGATCAGAAGAAGATGCCGATGGTGCTTCTGGAGCGCGACTGGCGTTTTCAGAGTCTTGAAGACGTGGTCGCTCGGGGGCTGAGTGAAATTCTTACGTTGCGTCCACAGCCCACTGCCATCGTGGTGGCGTCGGATGCGATGGCGCACGCGATGCTCGGCGCCTTGCGGGCGCGTGGGCTGCGCGTGCCCGAGGACATGAGTCTGGTCGGCTACGGCATGGCGGGCGATGAGCAGACAGACCTGCCGTTAACGCGTATCGATCTGCCCATGAAGACGATCGGCCGCGCCATTCCCGAACTCATTCGGCGTCGGCTGGCTGACCCTGATGCGCTCGCGATGAGTGTTCAGCTCGATACGACCCTGTTCGAAGGTGCGACGATCGCACCCGTCCGTCGTTCGTAACGCGGACTGGTTTTCCGTGATCGATTCCTGTTCGATTCCATTCAAGCAGTAGGAGGAAACATATGTTGTCATTTCGCCGACCGTTTTCAATCGTCGCCGTTGCCGCATTGGCTGGCCCGGGCCTGATGCACGCCGATGCGAGCGTGCAGCCTTATGTCGCCGACGCGAATACGATCGGCCTATGGCATCTGGATGAAACCAACGATCCGCCGACCACCTTCGCTGATGCCAGCGGCAACAACTATACGTTGACATACGAGGCGGCCGGGAGCGCCACGGTCAGCGCAGAGTCTGTCGCCGGGCTGTTCGGCCAGGGCGTTACCGGCTTCCGCCAAGGCGGCTCGACTGACAACCTTCGCCTGTCGGCGACGGGTGTCGCTGGTACCAATCCCGCGACACAGACCTTCGAAGCCTGGATGATGTGGGAGAATGAGGCCGACCTGCCGCAGAACACCACAGGCGGGGGCGCTTTTAACGCTTGGCAGACGCTGATGCACCGCAGCCAGCACCAGCAGATCCTTCGGCTTGAGCCCAACGGTACCGGTGGTGCGCAGATTCACTACCGAGTTCGAACGCAGGCTCCGTCGGGCGGGACCGCCCGAACAGAGGACACGTATTTCGACATGGGCGAGATTCTGGCCAATACCTGGTATCACCTGGCCGTGTCCATGGAGGAAGTTGGCGACGACCTGATCGTCCGCATGTACTGGAACGACGTCAACACCGGCACCGCCACGCCGAACCCCGTCGTCACCAACGTGCTGGAGGACTTCACCTATGACTCACGCTGGTGGAACAATATGTGGATCGGGGGCAACACACTCAGCGGTGTCGACGGATTCGCAGGCATCATTGACGAAGTGCGTCTGAGCAACATCGCACGCACCGAGTTCAACACGTTGGTTCCCGAGCCGGCCGGGGCCGCACTCTGGCTGGGTGCCGCGGCGGCGCTGATGTGGCGACGTCGCCGAGTCGCAGCATAAGCAGTATTTTTCGGATTCGCGCGTCGTGCCGTCATGCGGGGCGACGTGCATTGCAACGGGGTTCAAAGCGGATGGTGATCGCAGATGCCGATGATGTGAATCGGCCTGCCCGCAAGTGTTCTGTCGAGGCGGAGACCATCCGTTTGCCACCGACTCGACCGCTGATTCCAGCAAGGAGTACGCTGATGAAACCTCGCGCTTTCACCCTGATTGAGCTTCTGGTCGTGATCTCAATCATTGCGGTGCTGATCGCTTTGCTGCTGCCTGCACTGCAATCGGCACGCCAGAGCGCGCAAGCGATCTCGTGCCTGTCGAACTTCCGCCAGATCGGCGTTGCGCTGCTTCAGTATGCGGACGACTCGCCTGGTGGTGAACGGTTGCCTCAATCCGCAGGGGTGACCCTGGAGGGGCATTCGGTATGGGGTATTCTCGCCGTTCGGCCTTATTATTTCGGGGGCGTAAATGGCAGATACTGGTGGCGCGACGGCTCGCCAATTACCCCTTTGGACATTGAGAAATGTCCTTCGGGAGGCCATGTCCGTCCATATTCCATGGATCATCTCGGTCACACCTATATTACGATGTATCAAAATGCGGCGCCCGACCATCCCAACTACATACGTACTTTCCGTACCAGCTATGATCGCCCGTCGGAAACGCCACTCATTTTCGACTCGGACTTCTACAACGCCACAGGCACTACGTATGGTTCGCCACATTGGTGGTTAAACAGCCTCATCGGCGACCGCCATCAAGGGTCCATCAATCAGTGGTATCTCGATGGCCACGCCAGCCGTGTGCAGATGGATGAAAAGTACGTCGACAGCTCTTGGCTGCACCGCCTCTTTACGCAATTTCGATACTGAGATCGTGCTGTGATTCATCAACGAACAGTCATAGACTGCCTCCCACCACACGCCCGGCTGACGTTGCTTTAACCAGTGGCCTGGCGGCAATAGCTTGCGAGTTTATCCATGAACCAGCGAACCAACGGGCGTGCTCTGACGATCCTGTCAGGCATGGTCGCGTGCCTGTTCACCGCCACGGCGTTCGACACGGCGGGCGCTTCCGAAGGGCCGACGCTCGCGTCGATCGAGCCACTGGCTCGCGAGGTTCAGGAAAGTGTTTCGTTTGAATCGCTGCCTGCCACGGGCAAGTTCGCTCACCGGGCGTTTCGCAACTCGGATTTTGTCAGAAGAGCCGGCAAGACCGTTCTCAACTGGCAGCCGGCGGAGCAGGGGCAGGTCTGGCTGCATGTCCCTGCGGTGCCCGAGGACTGGTCCGGCTATGACGAACTGGTGCTGCATCTCGAATCGGCCAGGGCCACCGGTGCAAAGATCAACCTTCAACTGCGCAGCACCGGCGACCGGGACGAAGGCTACTACCTGACGCAGTTCGAGGTGGACTGGCGAGGCCCGCGAACGCTTCGCCTTTCGTTGGACGACGATTTCACCGGCCACCGCGCGCCGGCGGGCATGGCTCGCATCGAAAGCATGATGTTCGGCGCAAGCGGCTGGCGGGCTGAACCGATTGCAGGCACGCAACTGAGGGTATTGGACATGCAACTGGTCAAGATTGCCCACCCGGTCGAGTCATTGCTTGCCAGGGAAGGGCGACAGATCTGGGACGCGCCGAACTTCAACCGACGCAACTACAGTGGGGCTGTGTTTCATGTCAATCATCGCGAAGGCGACGCGACCGTCGTCGACTTGAGTTATCAGGCTGACTCACCGCTGGCGGACGAACAGCCGGCCAACCTCGAACTGCGCGTGTTCAACCCGGAAGATCGCTGCGTGCTCACGGCCGACCTTTCGCGAGAAGGCCCGCAGTGGTACAGCACGCAGATTGACCTGTCCGACCAGCCGGCCGGTCGATATCGCATTTCGATCACCGGCTATCACCGGGGCCTTGCGCTCGCAGCCGAGCCCGCCCAGCCAATCGGCGTGACCGGAGCCTACACGCTGGGACTGCCCGGCCATGTGTCGGACCAGTACATCTACCTGCCGCGTGATGCGAGCTTCTGGGAGCTTTGGGTTGCCGCCCGCGCGCCGGGGCAGGCGATTGAAGTGTATGACGTGGATGATCGGTTGGTGAAGACAGTGGAGGTACCCGTTGAGCCGACGGGTTGGAAGCGTGTGCGGTTCGATGACGTTGAAGGCGACAGCGTCTGGCGTCTGCATGCGACAGGCGGCCGCGAGTTCCGCGTGGCGGTGCTGGGCGTGCCGAGCGTGATGTGGCCCGACCGTGCGTCGGCCGAGGCGTACGGCCGAAGCGTGCGCCATATCGCTGGGCGTCGTGTGACCCACGGCTGGCAGGTGCCGATGGCGACCTGGCTGGCGGAGGTCAGCGAAGCCGATCTGGCGCTGAACGTGGATGAACCGAGCCGACCTGACTTTTCGCAGATGTCGGATGATCAGATGCTCAAGCTCGTGCCGATGGTCGGCGCCTACGGTCCGTTGAGCCAGGGGCCGGACCTGATGGAGCATCAGCTGCTCGACATCGATGCGCCGCAGTTGGGCGTGTTTGCCTACGACCTGGCGGACATACCCGACGAGCCGATCAACCCCGACTGGGCTTCGCCGTTTCGTGATACACGTTACCTGAACACTTTGGCATGGCTGTATGCGTATGAAGCGGACGGGATCAACCCCTACTACCGCAATCCGGGTCTACTCAATCGCATTATGGCCGGCGTATTCCAGCTGTGGCTGGCAG
This region of Phycisphaerales bacterium AB-hyl4 genomic DNA includes:
- a CDS encoding LamG-like jellyroll fold domain-containing protein — its product is MLSFRRPFSIVAVAALAGPGLMHADASVQPYVADANTIGLWHLDETNDPPTTFADASGNNYTLTYEAAGSATVSAESVAGLFGQGVTGFRQGGSTDNLRLSATGVAGTNPATQTFEAWMMWENEADLPQNTTGGGAFNAWQTLMHRSQHQQILRLEPNGTGGAQIHYRVRTQAPSGGTARTEDTYFDMGEILANTWYHLAVSMEEVGDDLIVRMYWNDVNTGTATPNPVVTNVLEDFTYDSRWWNNMWIGGNTLSGVDGFAGIIDEVRLSNIARTEFNTLVPEPAGAALWLGAAAALMWRRRRVAA
- a CDS encoding LacI family DNA-binding transcriptional regulator, producing MGTTLQDIAKQANTSLMTASRSLRGTGRVNPETRRRIRAIADRLGYTRHKGLVMQSVAPSSDEARQRLLVPVFGKAADLAKSRTGQALIDGLKDRLEELGGTLEVVEVKDIADLLKACKKRRPHGVVLRRPFPRAWVEKLRETAPVVYAISHDYQEGVDAVYANEHRSGAMIMDRLTSLGHREIAWFGVVDHHAPFQNVFFASDSSTVVDRQAWSIHNIRHAVWAGLAVCQPDQKKMPMVLLERDWRFQSLEDVVARGLSEILTLRPQPTAIVVASDAMAHAMLGALRARGLRVPEDMSLVGYGMAGDEQTDLPLTRIDLPMKTIGRAIPELIRRRLADPDALAMSVQLDTTLFEGATIAPVRRS
- a CDS encoding type II secretion system protein — encoded protein: MKPRAFTLIELLVVISIIAVLIALLLPALQSARQSAQAISCLSNFRQIGVALLQYADDSPGGERLPQSAGVTLEGHSVWGILAVRPYYFGGVNGRYWWRDGSPITPLDIEKCPSGGHVRPYSMDHLGHTYITMYQNAAPDHPNYIRTFRTSYDRPSETPLIFDSDFYNATGTTYGSPHWWLNSLIGDRHQGSINQWYLDGHASRVQMDEKYVDSSWLHRLFTQFRY